From one Anopheles cruzii chromosome 3, idAnoCruzAS_RS32_06, whole genome shotgun sequence genomic stretch:
- the LOC128271531 gene encoding intron Large complex component GCFC2: MSLFRKPKKPIQRRVFSGYEDEDEENNSASRSEAPNGNASAARSGAMECEEGPAVPLTPPTAGGVPAERKRKEHRTERSGDLKQAPAKGGSASSKSNLPATGTTTKHSLLSFDDEEEGEVFQVKKSSHSKKVMKSLDKERRRKRHLERSTNGTVLSSSSSSAAAAPASALEGPGNTLRSRFPSSSPPSALSYDNGSNDKIKREKCDNSSSNIQTEIRTDDFVLVVKKSDPENMILNGRAALCAGRDDMSSEDETYGGVVDDNTKAGDRQQHHHRFAKPQDNFKMCLENGVIPDAAMIHAARKRRQKAREQGEFIPVEEPKEDKSKKRTVQEDGEGDGSDEDDDRIDMSAITGAKEREERREQFYAVQREDSDAEDSDIETKEWENQQIRKGVTGAQLVSAQQESVISQYLMQSSNSGSSGHFSQTFQNKSSRGADSDGDISAGLRALSTAELLEQAYATTKAGLAKRLGDGKRVKTSTSRPVVASGAGIAPKSADSKPTGPRMPKQILAQLTERYRTTVELNRKHEDDIEHITQEIKLLQMDHRACEQKAPAAAAKYRFYQEFRCYVADLVECLNEKVPLVTALEQRALQLMGKYSVMLIERRRQDVRDQAKEMADASKNAKRTADDPERIRRAAEREGRRTRRRRDREKNETSDSHYDGMSSDDEIPDMEAARYRSALQSVELEAREVFADASEEYGEIGGILGKFEDWREHDMAAYRDAYVSLCLPKIVGPLIRLQHITWNPLVVASAAGSGASGVEFDHEEWYRTVALFGHVADTEAELADDPDVRLLPVIVEKIFLSKLAALVEQYWDPLSTTQTLRLVRLLKRLVRDYPSLRITCKPLRALFQTIFDKLKQSVDNDVFIPIFPKQAQEAKSSFFQRQFCSGLKLFRNITSWQGILADTALKDLAIGSLLNRYLLNGMRVCTAPDAIGKASTIVYTLPRVWLSTGSSVVQSMDQFVSMLRHLESQLEPNAAINGELIERIHKILSSLHVVSA, encoded by the exons GCAGCGGTGCGATGGAATGCGAAGAAGGTCCTGCGGTCCCGTTGACGCCACCAACCGCAGGAGGAGTGCCCGCGGAGCGCAAACGAAAAGAGCACCGCACGGAACGGAGTGGTGACCTTAAGCAGGCACCCGCGAAGGGGGGTTCCGCATCCTCGAAGTCGAACctaccggccaccggcaccaccacgaaACACTCTTTACTTAGTTTCGACGACGAAG AGGAAGGCGAGGTGTTCCAAGTCAAGAAGTCGTCCCATAGCAAGAAGGTGATGAAATCGTTGGACAAGGAAAGGCGCAGAAAGCGGCATCTCGAACGGAGCACGAACGGAACAgtactgtcgtcgtcgtcgtcatcagcagcagcggcgcccGCCAGTGCGTTGGAGGGTCCCGGGAACACCTTGCGGTCCCGTTTTCCTTCCTCTTCTCCTCCCTCCGCCTTGTCGTACGACAATGGCAGTAATGATAagataaaaagagaaaagtgTGACAATTCTAGCTCTAATATCCAAACAGAAATACGCACAGACGACTTTGTG CTGGTGGTTAAGAAATCGGATCCCGAGAATATGATTCTGAACGGACGGGCGGCACTGTGTGCCGGCCGTGACGATATGTCTTCCGAGGACGAAACGTACGGCGGCGTGGTGGACGATAACACGAAAGCCGGCGAtcgtcagcagcaccaccatcggttCGCTAAGCCACAGGACAATTTCAAAATGTGTCTCGAAAACGGAGTCATACCGGACGCGGCCATGATTCATGCAGCGCGCAAGCGCCGGCAGAAGGCACGCGAGCAAG GTGAATTCATACCGGTGGAGGAACCGAAGGAGGACAAGAGCAAGAAGCGCACCGTGCAGGAAGACGGCGAAGGCGATGGGTCGGACGAGGATGACGATCGTATCGATATGTCGGCCATAACCGGTGCCAAAGAGCGCGAGGAACGGCGCGAGCAGTTCTATGCGGTGCAGCGTGAAG ACTCCGACGCGGAAGATTCCGATATCGAAACGAAAGAGTGGGAAAATCAACAGATTCGCAAAGGTGTCACCGGTGCGCAGCTCGTGTCCGCCCAACAGGAGTCGGTCATCTCGCAGTACTTGATGcaaagcagcaacagcggcagtAGCGGCCACTTTAGCCAAACCtttcaaaataaatcatcgcGCGGTGCTGATAGCGACGGAGACATATCGGCCGGACTTCGGGCCCTCTCGACGGCTGAACTGCTGGAACAAGCTTACGCTACCACTAAGGCGGGCTTGGCTAAACGGTTGGGTGATGGTAAAAGAGTCAAAACCAGCACCAGTAGACCAGTGGTGGCCAGTGGTGCTGGTATCGCTCCGAAAAGTGCCGATTCGAAACCGACCGGCCCGCGGATGCCAAAACAAATTTTGGCCCAGCTAACCGAACGCTACCGCACGACGGTGGAACTGAACCGGAAGCACGAGGACGATATAGAGCACATCACGCAAGAGATCAAGCTACTGCAGATGGATCACCGGGCGTGCGAACAGaaagcaccggcggcggctgccaagTACCGGTTCTACCAGGAGTTTCGCTGCTATGTAGCCGATCTGGTAGAGTGTCTTAACGAAAAAGTACCCCTGGTAACGGCACTTGAGCAGCGCGCCCTGCAGCTGATGGGAAAGTATTCGGTGATGCTAATCGAACGTCGCCGGCAGGATGTGCGCGATCAGGCGAAGGAAATGGCCGATGCTAGTA AAAATGCGAAGCGAACGGCGGATGACCCGGAACGCATTCGAAGGGCCGCCGAACGGGAAGGCCGCCGAACGCGTCGGAGGCGCGACCGCGAGAAGAACGAAACGTCCGACAGCCACTACGACGGGATGTCGAGTGACGACGAAATTCCGGACATGGAAGCGGCCCGCTACCGGTCCGCCCTGCAGTCGGTGGAGCTCGAGGCCCGCGAAGTTTTCGCCGACGCGTCCGAAGAGTACGGCGAAATCGGGGGCATTTTGGGAAAGTTCGAAGACTGGCGCGAGCACGATATGGCAGCGTATCGCGATGCGTACGTCAGTTTGTGCCTGCCGAAGATAGTCGGTCCCCTGATTCGCCTGCAGCACATCACCTGGaacccgctggtggtggccagcgccgCCGGGTCCGGTGCTAGTGGTGTCGAGTTCGATCACGAAGAGTGGTACCGCACGGTGGCTCTTTTCGGGCACGTGGCCGACACGGAGGCCGAGCTGGCAGACGACCCCGACGTGCGGTTGCTGCCTGTGATTGTGGAGAAAATTTTCCTATCCAAACTGGCGGCCCTGGTCGAGCAGTACTGGGATCCACTGTCGACGACACAAACGCTGCGGTTAGTGCGCCTGCTGAAGCGGCTCGTGCGCGACTATCCCTCCTTACGCATCACCTGCAAACCGCTACGGGCCCTCTTCCAAACCATTTTCGACAAACTCAAACAGTCCGTCGACAATGACGTTTTCATACCGATCTTCCCCAAGCA AGCCCAAGAAGCCAAATCGTCCTTCTTCCAACGGCAGTTCTGCAGCGGGCTGAAGCTGTTTCGCAACATCACCAGCTGGCAGGGTATACTGGCGGATACGGCCCTGAAGGATCTCGCGATCGGTTCTCTGCTGAACCGGTACCTACTGAACGGGATGCGCGTCTGCACGGCACCGGACGCCATCGGGAAAGCGTCCACGATCGTGTACACACTGCCGCGCGTGTGGCTCAGCACGGGCTCATCGGTGGTGCAAAGTATGGACCAGTTCGTTAGCATGCTACGGCACCTGGAGTCGCAGCTCGAACCTAACGCTGCCATCAATGG GGAGCTCATCGAGCGAATCCACAAAATATTGAGCAGTTTGCACGTGGTTTCAGCGTAA